In Penaeus chinensis breed Huanghai No. 1 chromosome 2, ASM1920278v2, whole genome shotgun sequence, the following proteins share a genomic window:
- the LOC125031413 gene encoding excitatory amino acid transporter-like isoform X1 has product MSPVRVTDMRWGWVRKNLLLIFTFSGVLFGVGLGLGLRAAGPDSTTVLLISYPGELFIRMLKLMILPLIIASLISGSASLNAKMNGRIVVKTVLYFMATSLLNAILGVLLAIAIHPGSPLAKEALASEITVAGPSSTVNILDGFLDLGRNIFPENLFQASFQQVHTVYNEQSVIHENLTGTGEAEKITELVRTVKYRAGTNTLGIIVFCLVFGTILGSLGKKGAVVVDFFTVIDAVILKIVTGIMWLSPVGVASVIMSKILIVENLSTVMSNLGLFIVTVVVGVLIYQWIIQNLIYFFCTRRNPFTFYINLLEPWVTSFATASTAATLPITFRCMNDKCGVDPRISRFVLPIGATVNMDGTALFVSVGTVFIAQMNEISLGVGEYATIVVTATAASVASASVPSAALVLIVIVLTAVNLPATDVSLLFTIDWLVDRFRTTNNMLGDCYTAAIVEHWSQRELQAMDAENSTETNPNDVEKAADLTPLVTRLHDTDPDPVPHDLPVLLKGTDNGKLMAGNEIHVEVEVNQKDTTTTKM; this is encoded by the exons ATGTCCCCGGTTCGAGTCACAGACATGCGGTGGGGATGGGTCAGGAAAAACCTGCTCCTCATCTTTACCTTCTCGGGAGTACTCTTTGGCGTCGGTCTGG GCCTTGGTCTACGAGCCGCCGGGCCAGACAGCACCACAGTATTACTCATCTCATACCCAGGGGAACTCTTTATCAGAATGCTCAAACTCATGATCCTTCCGCTTATTATCGCTTCACTTATCTCAG GATCAGCCAGTCTCAACGCCAAGATGAATGGTCGCATCGTGGTAAAGACAGTGCTATATTTTATGGCCACTTCCCTCCTTAATGCTATTTTGGGGGTCCTGCTGGCCATTGCTATTCATCCGGGATCTCCTCTGGCCAAAGAG GCTCTAGCGAGTGAGATTACCGTGGCGGGTCCATCATCCACCGTTAATATTCTCGATGGATTTTTGGATCTTGGCCGTAATATCTTCCCGGAGAATCTGTTCCAAGCATCTTTCCAACAG gTACACACTGTGTATAACGAACAGTCTGTCATCCATGAAAACCTAACAGGCACAGGAGAGGCAGAAAAGATCACCGAGCTTGTGCGAACG GTCAAGTACCGGGCGGGAACTAATACCCTTGGCATCATCGTCTTCTGCCTCGTCTTCGGTACCATTCTTGGGTCCCTCGGCAAGAAGGGTGCTGTGGTGGTCGATTTCTTCACTGTGATTGATGCTGTCATTCTCAAGATCGTCACCGGAATCATGTG GCTCTCCCCCGTGGGCGTGGCGAGTGTGATCATGAGCAAAATCCTGATCGTCGAGAACCTGAGCACCGTCATGAGCAACCTGGGCCTCTTCATCGTaacggtggtggtgggggtgctAATCTACCAATGGATTATCCAGAACCTCATCTACTTCTTCTGCACTCGCCGCAATCCCTTCACCTTTTACATCAACCTGCTGGAGCCATGGGTTACCTCCTTCGCAACAGCATCCAC GGCGGCTACGCTGCCTATCACCTTCCGATGCATGAACGACAAATGCGGCGTGGATCCCCGAATCTCCCGCTTCGTGCTTCCCATCGGCGCCACAGTTAACATGGACGGAACAGCTCTGTTCGTGTCCGTCGGCACCGTCTTCATAGCTCAGATGAATGAAATCTCGCTCGGTGTTGGGGAGTACGCAACTATTGT CGTTACGGCAACCGCTGCTAGCGTTGCCAGTGCCAGTGTGCCAAGTGCTGCACTTGTTCTCATAGTCATCGTTCTCACAGCCGTCAACTTGCCAGCCACGGATGTATCTCTTCTCTTCACCATCGACTGGCTTGT CGACCGGTTCCGAACCACGAACAACATGCTCGGCGACTGCTATACAGCCGCCATCGTGGAGCACTGGAGCCAGAGGGAGCTGCAGGCCATGGACGCCGAGAACAGCACCGAGACCAATCCCAATGACGTGGAAAAGGCAGCCGACCTCACGCCCCTGGTAACCCGCCTGCATGACACCGACCCTGATCCAGTGCCGCATGACCTGCCAGTGCTGCTTAAGGGCACG gACAATGGGAAGCTGATGGCCGGCAATGAAATCCATGTCGAGGTAGAAGTAAACCAGAAAGATACGACTACAACCAAAATGTAA
- the LOC125033287 gene encoding transcription elongation factor B polypeptide 3-like produces MSNVAEQIALYQRKLEKYAGTGETDKLLYYIHKLKYLQVTVSHLEETGVGRSVNALRHHSGLVGDKARALVNKWKMMVTAEEEEEEEEEEEDDDRQRGDHTEEDRGGGRINVQQSEREEEEDEGAVAEPDDEIREEEDEEDRLQIEECGDIADDFEDEVDSGTYGYGQQSSPAGGENSNGYNPYTSQKDYQLLSGSSGVSTEYHPSSTDAKASSYSSPEGSSGPSWKEASPSISADRRNGSSSSKSSSKKNSKEDKDRHREKERHKEREKERTRDGSGSHEKDRKKDHKEKHKDKHRDKDRDKSHKDKHRDKDRSSDKPKEEPRREESADGQREEKDRGKKKDVLNGFSTPEIEKRSAGKHESRDGAKRNVDEKRKEKSEKSSHGKLESTSKESSREKEGRDKHDINKEGTREKESSSKESNRDRDRRKEEKHRDKHRDSSKKDKDKSDREPKSDHREIDEGSESDRKDLSKKKKSKKHDVSEGLDFGAALMGLESPVKKKKKKKKKDSQKDRESSDEGQPSSSKSSNKRMLSDGGGLPDAKKQKLLAKPPPLPSLPSSISLPPEEPLLPEITPNYKPLPRLQLKDDPMEHMSSKMTEEEALNFMFQSKNNRRSKMYSGKVSGLAYVPTLYEACIRVLQENIDALEFTGGIPFEILQPVLERASPQQLITLEDYNSYLLEDTDVLWETHCKKDFKNKKLEDMETWREMWIRCFDERERKLKNLTQKLGQKFVSKAEPKRTTKLAFVDTACKVPKNVARAQAKYGTAVASSSAAKPGKANEVAARKTAMQNVQRAERAAANPPRPTAAKNKKVAPLMAKTRQFFKKAFRR; encoded by the exons CTATTATACTACATCCATAAGCTGAAATATCTTCAAGTGACAGTCAGCCACCTTGAAGAGACAGGGGTTGGAAGGTCTGTCAATGCTCTTCGACATCATTCTGGCCTTGTAGGGGACAAGGCGAGAGCACTTGTCAACAAATGGAAGATGATGGTGactgcagaagaggaggaggaggaggaggaggaagaggaagatgatgatagacagagaggagatcACACAGAAGAGgatagg ggaggaggaagaataaatgtACAGCAatctgaaagagaagaggaagaggatgagggagctGTAGCAGAGCCAGATGATGAaatcagggaagaggaggatgaagaagacagACTCCAAATTGAAGAGTGTGGGGACATTGCAGACGACTTTGAGGATGAGGTGGACTCAGGAACCTATGGCTATGGCCAGCAGAGCTCTCCTGCAGGTGGAGAAAACAGCAATGGGTACAACCCCTACACATCACAGAAGGACTACCAGTTACTTAGTGGTAGCTCAGGAGTCTCAACTGAGTATCATCCCTCCAGCACGGATGCCAAGGCCTCCAGTTACAGCTCCCCAGAAGGCTCATCAGGACCTAGCTGGAAAGAGGCGTCACCAAGCATATCCGCAGATAGGAGGAATGGTAGCAGCTCCAGCAAGTCCTCGTCGAAAAAGAATAGTAAAGAGGACAAAGATCggcatagggagaaagagagacacaaggaaagggagaaggagagaactagGGATGGCTCAGGAAGccatgagaaagacagaaaaaaggatcacaaggaaaaacacaaagacaaacacagagataaGGATAGAGACAAAtctcacaaagacaaacacagggaCAAAGATAGAAGTAGTGATAAGCCCAAAGAAGAgccaagaagagaggagagtgcagatggacaaagagaagaaaaagacagaggaaagaagaaagatgtgCTCAATGGCTTTAGTACCCCGGAAATAGAAAAAAGATCAGCTGGAAAGCACGAAAGCAGAGACGGTGCGAAAAGAAATGTGgatgaaaaacgaaaagagaaaagtgaaaagagtAGTCATGGGAAATTAGAAAGTACAAGTAAAGAAAGttcaagagaaaaagagggaagggataaacATGATATAAATAAAGAGGGTACCCGAGAAAAGGAGAGCTCTAGTAAGGAGAGTAATAGGgacagagatagaagaaaagaggagaaacacaGGGACAAGCATAGAGACAGCAGCAAAAAAGATAAGGACAAAAGTGATAGGGAACCAAAAAGTGACCATAGAGAAATAGACGAAGGTTCAGAAAGTGACAGAAAAGATctgagtaagaagaagaaaagcaaaaagcatGATGTGAGTGAAGGATTAGACTTCGGTGCAGCTTTGATGG GTTTAGAATCaccagtgaaaaagaaaaagaagaaaaagaaaaaagactcacagaaagacagggaaagtTCAGATGAGGGACAGCCATCCTCAAGCAAGTCATCTAATAAGAGAATGCTATCTGATGGGGGAGGTTTACCAGATGCTAAGAAG CAAAAATTATTGGCAAAGccaccacccttaccctccctgcCGTCCTCAATAAGTCTGCCGCCAGAGGAGCCCTTGCTTCCAGAGATAACGCCCAATTACAAGCCACTGCCAAGACTTCAGCTAAAAGATGATCCAATGGAACACATGTCCTCCAAGATGACTGAAGAGGAGGCCCTAAATTTCATGTTTCAGTCAAAGAATAACAG ACGTAGTAAAATGTACTCAGGGAAAGTATCTGGATTGGCCTATGTGCCAACACTGTATGAAGCCTGCATCAGAGTCTTACAAGAAAATATTGATG CCCTGGAATTTACTGGTGGAATTCCCTTTGAGATTCTGCAACCAGTTCTAGAGCGAGCATCTCCACAACAGCTTATAACTCTTGAAGATTATAATTCATACTTATTAGAGGATACAGATGTGTTATGGGAAACCCACTGTAAAAAAGATTTTAAGAACAAA AAATTAGAAGACATGGAAACCTGGAGAGAGATGTGGATCCGGTGCTTCGACGAACGGGAAAGGAAGCTGAAGAACTTGACTCAGAAGTTAGGCCAGAAGTTTGTTTCCAAAGCTGAACCAAAGCGTACAACCAAATTGGCTTTTGTGGACACTGCATGCAAAGTGCCAAAGAATGTTGCACGTGCTCAG GCAAAGTATGGGACAGCAGTTGCATCGAGCTCTGCAGCAAAACCAGGGAAAGCCAATGAGGTGGCAGCCAGAAAAACAGCAATGCAGAACGTACAAAGAGCAGAAAGAGCAGCGGCAAATCCTCCTCGTCCTACAGCAG CTAAGAACAAGAAGGTAGCACCCCTTATGGCCAAGACGCGACAGTTCTTCAAGAAAGCGTTCCGCCGTTGA
- the LOC125031413 gene encoding excitatory amino acid transporter-like isoform X2 encodes MSPVRVTDMRWGWVRKNLLLIFTFSGVLFGVGLGLGLRAAGPDSTTVLLISYPGELFIRMLKLMILPLIIASLISGSASLNAKMNGRIVVKTVLYFMATSLLNAILGVLLAIAIHPGSPLAKEALASEITVAGPSSTVNILDGFLDLGRNIFPENLFQASFQQVHTVYNEQSVIHENLTGTGEAEKITELVRTVKYRAGTNTLGIIVFCLVFGTILGSLGKKGAVVVDFFTVIDAVILKIVTGIMWLSPVGVASVIMSKILIVENLSTVMSNLGLFIVTVVVGVLIYQWIIQNLIYFFCTRRNPFTFYINLLEPWVTSFATASTAATLPITFRCMNDKCGVDPRISRFVLPIGATVNMDGTALFVSVGTVFIAQMNEISLGVGEYATIVVTATAASVASASVPSAALVLIVIVLTAVNLPATDVSLLFTIDWLVDRFRTTNNMLGDCYTAAIVEHWSQRELQAMDAENSTETNPNDVEKAADLTPLDNGKLMAGNEIHVEVEVNQKDTTTTKM; translated from the exons ATGTCCCCGGTTCGAGTCACAGACATGCGGTGGGGATGGGTCAGGAAAAACCTGCTCCTCATCTTTACCTTCTCGGGAGTACTCTTTGGCGTCGGTCTGG GCCTTGGTCTACGAGCCGCCGGGCCAGACAGCACCACAGTATTACTCATCTCATACCCAGGGGAACTCTTTATCAGAATGCTCAAACTCATGATCCTTCCGCTTATTATCGCTTCACTTATCTCAG GATCAGCCAGTCTCAACGCCAAGATGAATGGTCGCATCGTGGTAAAGACAGTGCTATATTTTATGGCCACTTCCCTCCTTAATGCTATTTTGGGGGTCCTGCTGGCCATTGCTATTCATCCGGGATCTCCTCTGGCCAAAGAG GCTCTAGCGAGTGAGATTACCGTGGCGGGTCCATCATCCACCGTTAATATTCTCGATGGATTTTTGGATCTTGGCCGTAATATCTTCCCGGAGAATCTGTTCCAAGCATCTTTCCAACAG gTACACACTGTGTATAACGAACAGTCTGTCATCCATGAAAACCTAACAGGCACAGGAGAGGCAGAAAAGATCACCGAGCTTGTGCGAACG GTCAAGTACCGGGCGGGAACTAATACCCTTGGCATCATCGTCTTCTGCCTCGTCTTCGGTACCATTCTTGGGTCCCTCGGCAAGAAGGGTGCTGTGGTGGTCGATTTCTTCACTGTGATTGATGCTGTCATTCTCAAGATCGTCACCGGAATCATGTG GCTCTCCCCCGTGGGCGTGGCGAGTGTGATCATGAGCAAAATCCTGATCGTCGAGAACCTGAGCACCGTCATGAGCAACCTGGGCCTCTTCATCGTaacggtggtggtgggggtgctAATCTACCAATGGATTATCCAGAACCTCATCTACTTCTTCTGCACTCGCCGCAATCCCTTCACCTTTTACATCAACCTGCTGGAGCCATGGGTTACCTCCTTCGCAACAGCATCCAC GGCGGCTACGCTGCCTATCACCTTCCGATGCATGAACGACAAATGCGGCGTGGATCCCCGAATCTCCCGCTTCGTGCTTCCCATCGGCGCCACAGTTAACATGGACGGAACAGCTCTGTTCGTGTCCGTCGGCACCGTCTTCATAGCTCAGATGAATGAAATCTCGCTCGGTGTTGGGGAGTACGCAACTATTGT CGTTACGGCAACCGCTGCTAGCGTTGCCAGTGCCAGTGTGCCAAGTGCTGCACTTGTTCTCATAGTCATCGTTCTCACAGCCGTCAACTTGCCAGCCACGGATGTATCTCTTCTCTTCACCATCGACTGGCTTGT CGACCGGTTCCGAACCACGAACAACATGCTCGGCGACTGCTATACAGCCGCCATCGTGGAGCACTGGAGCCAGAGGGAGCTGCAGGCCATGGACGCCGAGAACAGCACCGAGACCAATCCCAATGACGTGGAAAAGGCAGCCGACCTCACGCCCCTG gACAATGGGAAGCTGATGGCCGGCAATGAAATCCATGTCGAGGTAGAAGTAAACCAGAAAGATACGACTACAACCAAAATGTAA